The following coding sequences lie in one Montipora foliosa isolate CH-2021 chromosome 11, ASM3666993v2, whole genome shotgun sequence genomic window:
- the LOC137975239 gene encoding carbonic anhydrase 2-like → MNQFFLAAVLSVAWASFAVAQWSYNPNALDGPQNWKGACSTGKRQSPIDIETAKVFVDKELGTFTLKNYNKTLNKTFTASNNGHALEMSFPHRVYNVSGGGLNGVYTTVQFHFHWGANNMVGSEHTVDGKEYAAELHFVSYNTKYANIAEAIDKPDGLAVLGLLIEVGEHNNTAFSFLETSNRVIESFTAVSDVPAFSFHDLLPADKTKFYRYNGSLTTPTCLESVTWTVFSDHVFISQYQLDLLRRLEKNGTLPEFGNYRPVQPLNNRIVKASFPRSSPCAITKTVTTTVTVTATVRADTGTTTTVPRVAVDSGGSSGVTMTLGVFLLMLSVSLFLQ, encoded by the exons ATGAATCAGTTTTTTTTAGCCGCGGTTCTCAGTGTCGCTTGGGCATCATTTGCCGTTG ctCAATGGAGTTACAATCCAAATGCTTTAGACG GTCCGCAAAATTGGAAGGGAGCTTGCAGCACTGGAAAAAGACAATCACCAATTGACATCGAAACTGCAAAAGTATTTGTCGACAAAGAACTGGGTACCTTCACACTAAAAAACTACAACAAGACACTAAACAAGACTTTCACTGCTTCCAACAATGGCCATGCCCTGGAGATGTCCTTTCCTCACAGAGTGTACAATGTGAGTGGTGGAGGACTGAATGGCGTTTATACAACAGttcagtttcattttcattggGGAGCCAACAACATGGTCGGATCAGAACACACTGTCGACGGAAAGGAATATGCTGCAGAG TTACACTTTGTCAGCTACAACACAAAATATGCCAACATCGCAGAAGCAATTGATAAACCCGATGGTCTTGCCGTTCTTGGTCTTTTGATTGAG GTTGGAGAACACAACAATACAGCATTCTCATTCCTCGAAACTTCCAACAGGGTTATTGAGTCTT TCACCGCAGTGAGCGATGTTCCAGCCTTTTCGTTTCACGATCTATTGCCTGCCGACAAGACTAAGTTCTACCGGTACAATGGTTCTCTGACCACTCCTACCTGTCTGGAATCTGTCACGTGGACTGTGTTTAGCGACCATGTCTTCATATCGCAATACCAG CTGGACCTTTTGCGAAGGCTCGAAAAGAACGGCACTTTACCAGAATTTGGAAATTACCGTCCAGTGCAGCCACTCAACAACCGAATTGTCAAAGCAAGTTTCCCACGCTCCTCACCTTGTGCTATTACCAAGACAGTCACCACAACAGTTACCGTCACGGCTACTGTCCGCGCAGACACTGGTACTACCACGACGGTGCCTAGAGTAGCAGTGGATTCTGGAGGCTCCTCTGGTGTCACTATGACCCTCGGTGTGTTCTTGCTGATGTTGTCAGTCTCCCTTTTCTTGCAGTAG